From one Atribacterota bacterium genomic stretch:
- a CDS encoding sulfide/dihydroorotate dehydrogenase-like FAD/NAD-binding protein has protein sequence MYQIKEKKQLYKDIYGMWIKAEEVAKTVEPGQFVILMTKEEGERIPLTVADYNRGEGLIYIVFQVAGKTTDELSKFKEGDSLFSFIGPLGKKTEIKNYGTVVAVGGGTGIACIHPIARNLKEAGNKVITIIGARSKDLIIMEEELKKVSDELIVTTDDGSYGRKGFVTDVLKEKLDNDKTIKKVWTIGPPIMMKVTCALTSSYPVDTIVSLNTIMVDGTGMCGSCRVSIGGETKFVCTDGPEFDGQLVDWDEFMNRIKRYRSEETTSWDKYKHNKTCRCKGGNN, from the coding sequence ATGTATCAGATTAAAGAAAAAAAACAATTATATAAAGACATTTATGGAATGTGGATAAAAGCGGAAGAGGTTGCAAAAACTGTTGAACCAGGACAATTTGTTATTTTGATGACTAAGGAGGAAGGAGAAAGAATTCCTCTCACTGTAGCTGATTATAATAGGGGAGAAGGTTTAATTTATATTGTTTTTCAGGTAGCTGGAAAAACAACTGATGAGCTCTCTAAATTTAAAGAAGGAGATAGCCTTTTTTCTTTTATTGGACCTTTAGGTAAAAAAACAGAAATCAAAAATTATGGAACTGTTGTAGCAGTAGGTGGAGGTACTGGAATTGCATGCATTCACCCAATTGCCAGAAATTTAAAAGAAGCCGGTAATAAAGTTATTACTATTATAGGTGCACGATCAAAAGACCTGATAATCATGGAAGAAGAATTAAAGAAAGTATCAGATGAATTGATTGTTACTACTGACGATGGAAGTTATGGGCGGAAAGGTTTTGTTACTGATGTACTTAAAGAAAAGCTGGATAATGACAAAACTATAAAAAAAGTATGGACAATAGGTCCTCCTATTATGATGAAGGTGACTTGTGCATTAACTAGTTCCTATCCTGTTGACACAATTGTGAGCCTAAACACAATTATGGTTGATGGAACAGGTATGTGTGGTTCATGTCGTGTATCTATCGGAGGAGAAACAAAATTTGTCTGTACCGATGGACCTGAGTTTGATGGGCAATTAGTTGATTGGGATGAATTTATGAATCGAATAAAACGTTACAGGAGTGAAGAAACAACCTCCTGGGATAAATATAAACACAATAAAACATGCCGATGCAAAGGAGGAAACAATTAA
- a CDS encoding Glu/Leu/Phe/Val dehydrogenase: NQFEIVQAQFDSNAEKSGLSESMCEFLREAEREIRIRIPVEMDDGTTKTFTGFRVQHSTARGPAKGGLRFAEDETVDMVRALAMMMAWKCAVVNIPLGGGKGGVVCNPRELSERETEKLCRGWVRKVYEFVGPEMDVPAPDVATNAQDMLWIMDEYDTIARSRKPGFVTGKSVGVGGSLGRTEATGYGVIYCVREALEKLNISIKGATASIQGAGNNAQYCCEKFVELGGKVIAMSCWDANDKKAYTYSSEDGINPKDLFASGTLDKFGTINQEKAKSFGWKQEDADAWLKKPVTVLIPAALGSAVHEDNVNEINFNSVKIYAEAANTPTTPGADKIIKEKGIYVIPDFLCNAGGVTVSYFEQVQNNMNYYWTKEEVLEKLEKIMTEAFNDVAQLAEKENMYTRDAAYVIAVRRVAHAVEGRGWVKK, encoded by the coding sequence AATCAATTTGAAATTGTCCAGGCTCAGTTTGATTCTAATGCTGAAAAGAGTGGTTTGAGTGAATCTATGTGTGAATTTTTGAGGGAAGCGGAAAGGGAAATACGTATTCGTATTCCGGTTGAAATGGATGATGGCACTACAAAGACTTTTACAGGATTTAGAGTCCAACATTCTACGGCCAGAGGTCCCGCAAAAGGTGGGTTGAGATTTGCAGAAGACGAAACTGTTGATATGGTAAGGGCATTGGCAATGATGATGGCATGGAAATGCGCAGTGGTAAACATTCCTTTAGGTGGAGGTAAAGGTGGTGTTGTTTGTAATCCCAGAGAGCTCTCAGAGAGGGAAACAGAAAAGCTTTGCCGGGGATGGGTAAGAAAAGTATATGAATTTGTAGGGCCGGAAATGGACGTCCCTGCCCCAGATGTGGCTACAAATGCTCAGGACATGTTATGGATTATGGATGAGTATGATACTATAGCAAGAAGCAGAAAGCCTGGTTTTGTTACTGGAAAATCGGTTGGTGTTGGTGGCTCATTGGGAAGAACAGAAGCAACAGGCTATGGAGTTATATATTGTGTAAGAGAGGCATTGGAAAAGTTAAATATTAGTATCAAAGGGGCTACTGCCTCTATACAAGGAGCAGGAAACAATGCCCAGTATTGCTGTGAAAAATTTGTAGAATTGGGCGGTAAAGTAATTGCAATGTCCTGTTGGGATGCCAATGATAAAAAAGCATATACATATTCTTCTGAAGATGGCATTAATCCAAAAGATTTATTTGCATCAGGCACTTTAGATAAATTTGGAACAATAAATCAAGAGAAAGCAAAATCATTTGGATGGAAACAGGAAGATGCCGATGCCTGGCTAAAAAAGCCTGTAACAGTTTTAATACCAGCAGCTTTGGGATCTGCAGTACATGAAGACAATGTAAATGAAATTAATTTCAATAGTGTTAAAATTTATGCCGAAGCAGCAAATACTCCTACTACACCTGGAGCAGATAAAATTATTAAAGAAAAAGGAATATATGTAATTCCGGACTTTCTCTGCAATGCAGGCGGTGTAACTGTTTCTTATTTTGAACAGGTTCAGAATAATATGAATTATTACTGGACTAAAGAAGAAGTTTTAGAAAAATTAGAAAAAATTATGACAGAAGCATTTAATGATGTAGCTCAATTGGCTGAAAAAGAAAACATGTATACCCGGGATGCTGCTTATGTTATTGCGGTTAGGCGGGTTGCTCATGCTGTTGAAGGAAGAGGTTGGGTAAAAAAATAG
- a CDS encoding Asp23/Gls24 family envelope stress response protein gives MQVIALVGESGTGKSHKALLIAHKEHIDYIIDDGLLIKKDRILAGLSAKKESNRIQAIRRAIFFEEEHAKSVRDVIKKEKPKKIMVLGTSHGMVEKIVSTLELPPIHKTFLIEDISSDKEIQLARNSRSKEGTHIIPLPGIEVQRKFPINLVDSLEIFYRKRYNKRKIGERTVVRPPFSYFGKLYISENAILDIISYNINNYEEVIRIGRTKINITEDGILIQMNIILRYGNSITNTVQKIQEKLKKELDYITGINVIKINILVEDLIMENNKV, from the coding sequence ATGCAAGTAATTGCCCTGGTAGGGGAGAGCGGAACAGGAAAAAGTCACAAAGCTCTATTGATTGCCCATAAAGAACATATTGATTATATTATCGACGATGGCTTGTTGATAAAAAAAGACAGGATTCTGGCAGGATTATCTGCCAAAAAAGAATCAAATAGAATACAGGCAATAAGAAGAGCAATTTTTTTTGAAGAAGAACATGCCAAATCTGTCAGAGATGTTATTAAAAAAGAAAAGCCAAAAAAGATAATGGTTTTAGGTACGTCTCATGGGATGGTTGAAAAAATTGTTAGTACATTAGAATTACCACCCATACACAAAACTTTTCTTATCGAGGATATTTCCAGCGACAAGGAAATCCAACTTGCTCGAAATAGCCGTTCAAAAGAAGGCACTCATATTATTCCTCTACCAGGGATAGAAGTTCAAAGGAAATTCCCAATAAATTTAGTAGATTCTTTAGAAATATTTTATAGAAAGAGATACAACAAGAGAAAAATTGGTGAAAGAACAGTTGTTAGGCCTCCTTTTAGTTATTTTGGTAAATTATACATTTCCGAAAACGCTATCCTGGATATTATTTCATATAACATAAATAATTATGAGGAAGTAATCAGGATTGGTAGAACCAAGATTAATATTACAGAAGACGGCATTTTAATACAGATGAATATAATTCTACGTTATGGCAACAGCATTACTAATACTGTTCAAAAAATTCAGGAGAAGTTAAAAAAAGAACTGGATTACATCACTGGTATTAATGTTATAAAGATTAACATATTAGTGGAAGATCTTATAATGGAAAATAACAAAGTTTAA
- the gltA gene encoding NADPH-dependent glutamate synthase yields the protein MAEMIPMKDRMKQDQVPMREQPPAERVRNFKEVPLGYNKEEAIKEAQRCLQCKNPTCMVGCPAEINIPAFIRYIVEEDFEKAYLTILETDALPAVTGRVCPQEEQCQKECVLNKKGKPIAIGRLERFVADWARANNIHGEKDGDQKKGCAVAVVGSGPAGLTCAADLAKMGYNVTLFEALHKPGGVLVYGIPEFRLPKKIVEYEVNEIKKIGVKVVKDFVVGATSSVDFLKKEFDAIFLANGAGAPRFMNIPGENMNNVYSANEFLTRSNLMKAYLFPEYDTPLIIGKKAATIGAGNVAMDSARTALRLGAEKSYIVYRRSRNEVPARAEEVHHAEEEGVEFNFLTLPVKVLGDKEGNVIGMECLKMKLGEPDESGRRRPIPIEGSNFTLEVDMVIDAIGTMANPIIANSARGVEVNKWGYFKVDDKTRMTTCPGIFAGGDIVRGSATVISAVGDGKVAARSIDSYLSSGGSLRNNGC from the coding sequence ATGGCTGAGATGATACCAATGAAAGACAGAATGAAACAAGATCAGGTTCCAATGCGAGAACAACCTCCTGCTGAACGTGTAAGGAATTTTAAAGAGGTTCCATTAGGATATAACAAAGAAGAGGCTATTAAAGAAGCGCAAAGATGTCTGCAATGCAAAAATCCTACATGTATGGTTGGGTGTCCTGCTGAAATAAATATTCCTGCTTTCATAAGATATATAGTGGAAGAAGATTTTGAAAAAGCATATTTGACTATTCTTGAAACGGATGCTCTTCCAGCTGTAACGGGACGTGTTTGTCCCCAGGAAGAACAATGTCAGAAAGAATGTGTGCTAAACAAAAAGGGTAAACCTATTGCAATTGGAAGATTAGAGAGGTTTGTGGCTGATTGGGCAAGAGCAAATAATATTCATGGGGAGAAGGACGGAGACCAAAAAAAAGGTTGTGCAGTAGCGGTAGTAGGTTCAGGTCCGGCTGGTTTAACATGTGCTGCCGACCTGGCTAAAATGGGATACAATGTAACCCTTTTTGAAGCTTTACATAAGCCGGGAGGAGTTCTGGTTTACGGTATTCCTGAATTTAGGCTTCCCAAAAAAATTGTTGAGTATGAAGTAAATGAAATTAAGAAAATTGGTGTTAAAGTAGTAAAAGATTTTGTAGTCGGAGCTACAAGCAGTGTAGATTTTTTAAAAAAGGAATTTGATGCCATATTTTTAGCAAATGGTGCTGGAGCACCACGGTTTATGAATATTCCTGGAGAAAACATGAATAATGTTTATTCTGCTAATGAATTTCTTACACGTTCAAATTTGATGAAAGCGTATCTTTTCCCTGAATATGATACCCCACTTATAATTGGTAAAAAAGCAGCCACAATTGGAGCAGGAAATGTCGCAATGGATTCTGCAAGAACAGCATTGAGGCTTGGAGCTGAAAAATCATACATTGTATACCGGCGTTCAAGAAATGAAGTTCCTGCCAGAGCAGAAGAAGTCCATCATGCCGAAGAAGAGGGAGTCGAGTTTAATTTTTTAACATTACCAGTTAAGGTATTAGGTGATAAAGAGGGAAATGTTATTGGAATGGAATGCTTAAAGATGAAATTAGGAGAACCTGATGAATCAGGCAGAAGAAGACCTATTCCTATTGAGGGTTCAAATTTTACCTTGGAAGTTGATATGGTAATAGATGCTATTGGTACTATGGCTAACCCTATTATAGCTAACAGTGCAAGGGGAGTTGAAGTTAATAAATGGGGGTACTTTAAAGTAGATGATAAAACAAGAATGACTACTTGCCCGGGAATTTTTGCAGGGGGAGATATTGTAAGAGGATCTGCTACAGTTATATCAGCCGTTGGTGATGGGAAAGTTGCAGCAAGATCTATTGACTCGTATTTATCTTCCGGCGGAAGCCTTAGAAATAATGGATGT